Proteins co-encoded in one Parus major isolate Abel chromosome 17, Parus_major1.1, whole genome shotgun sequence genomic window:
- the LOC117245234 gene encoding translation initiation factor IF-2-like has protein sequence MQPAPSAPPARSQYTSTRKKHSEDRRLSVATADSSASLTSGSSPARSVRRRAVAKKGHVQDETRPHDHPVLKGGEGWAEPTPGEPPAPERRRSRTRRSYDQAASGASERHQSPPPCSCRPALPREAAPWRRGEAAPWRRGEAAPWRRGEAAPWRRGEAAFPLRRDMAAEESRCLLLHAASYSYPRFWVCLCLGSSSMVADT, from the exons ATGCAGCCAGCCCCATCCGCTCCCCCCGCCCGCTCCCAATATACCTCCACACGCAAAAAGCACAGCGAGGACCGCAGACTCAGCGTCGCTACTGCTGATAGTTCCGCGTCGCTCACCTCAGGTAGCAGCCCGGCGCGGAGTGTCCGTCGGCGGGCAGTCGCCAAG AAGGGTCACGTTCAAGACGAGACCAGGCCACACGACCACCCGGTACTgaagggaggggagggctgGGCCGAGCCCACGCCGGGCGAACCGCCGGCACCGGAGAGAAGGCGCTCCCGCACCCGACGCTCTTACGATCAGGCGGCTTCCGGCGCATCCGAACGTCATCAGTCCCCGCCGCCCTGCTCCTGCCGCCCGGCGCTGCCCCGAGAGGCGGCCCcgtggaggagaggagaggcgGCCCcgtggaggagaggagaggcgGCCCcgtggaggagaggagaggcgGCCCcgtggaggagaggagaggcgGCGTTTCCCCTCAGGCGGGACATGGCTGCTGAGGAATCTCGCTGCCTGTTGCTTCACGCCGCTTCCTACTCGTACCCAAGGTTTTG GGTTTGCCTTTGTCTGGGGTCCAGCTCCATGGTTGCTGATACCTGA
- the FBXW2 gene encoding F-box/WD repeat-containing protein 2 isoform X2, with protein MEKKDFEAWLDNISIAFLSLTDLQKNETLDHLISLSGAVQLRHLSNNLEILLKRDFLKLLPLELSFYLLKWLDPQTLLTCCLVSKQWNKVISACTEVWQTACKNLGWQIDDSVQDPLHWKKVYLKAILRMKQLKDHEAFETSSLIGHSARVYALYYKDGLLCTGSDDLSAKLWDVSTGQCIYGIQTHTCAAVKFDEQKLVTGSFDNTVACWEWSSGAKTQHFRGHTGAVFSVDYNDELDILVSGSADFTVKVWALSTGTCLNTLTGHTEWVTKVVLQKCKVKSLMHSPGDYILLSADKYEIKIWPIGREINCKCLRTLSVSEDRSISLQPRLHFDGKYIVCSSALGLYQWDFASYDILRVIKPPDFSNVSLLGFGEIFALLFDNRYLYIMDLRTEKLISRWPLPEYRKSKRGSSFLAGEMSWLNGLNGQNDTGLVFATSMPDHSIHLVLWKEHG; from the exons ATGGAGAAAAAGGACTTTGAAGCATGGCTTGATAACATTTctattgcatttctttctctgacggacttgcagaaaaatgaaactctGGATCACCTGATTAGCTTGAGTGGAGCAGTCCAGCTCAGGCACCTCTCCAATAATCTAGAGATTCTCCTCAAGAGGGACTTCCTCAAACTTCTTCCATTGGAACTTAGTTTTTATCTGTTAAAATGGCTTGATCCGCAGACCTTACTCACGTGTTGCCTCGTCTCTAAGCAGTGGAACAAGGTTATAAGTGCCTGTACAGAGGTGTGGCAGACTGCTTGTAAGAATTTGGGTTGGCAGATAGACGACTCTGTTCAGGATCCTCTACATTGGAAGAAGGTTTACCTAAAAGCTATTTTAAGGATGAAGCAACTGAAGGACCACGAAGCCTTTGAGACATCCTCTTTAATTGGACACAGTGCCAGAGTATATGCACTTTACTATAAAGATGGACTTCTGTGTACAG GATCAGATGACTTGTCTGCAAAACTGTGGGATGTAAGCACAGGTCAGTGCATATACGGTATCCAGACACACACTTGTGCTGCAGTGAAGTTTGATGAACAAAAGCTTGTAACAGGATCTTTCGATAACACAGTAGCCTGTTGGGAATGGAGCTCTGGGGCAAAGACGCAGCATTTTAGAGGACATACTGGTGCAG TTTTTAGTGTGGATTACAATGATGAACTTGATATTCTGGTCAGTGGCTCTGCAGACTTCACTGTGAAAGTATGGGCCTTATCAACAGGAACGTGCCTGAATACCCTTACTGGACACACAGAATGGGTCACTAAG GTCGTTTTGCAGAAGTGCAAAGTCAAATCACTTATGCATAGTCCTGGGGATTATATTCTCCTAAGTGCAGATAAGTATGAAATCAAG ATTTGGCCTATTGGAAGGGAAATAAACTGCAAGTGCTTAAGAACACTGTCTGTTTCTGAAGACCGAAGCATCTCCCTACAGCCCAGACTGCACTTTGATGGTAAATACATAGTGTGCAGTTCAGCACTAGGATTATACCAGTGGGACTTTGCCAGCTATGATATTCTCAG GGTTATCAAACCTCCAGACTTCTCAAATGTGTCGTTGCTGGGCTTTGGAGAGATATTTGCTCTACTGTTTGACAACAGATACCTGTATATAATGGACTTGAGGACAGAAAAACTGATAAGCCGCTGGCCTTTGCCAGAATATAGAAAGTCAAAGAGAGGTTCAAGCTTTTTGGCTGGTGAAATGTCTTGGTTAAATGGACTAAATGGCCAAAATGATACGGGCTTGGTTTTTGCCACCAGTATGCCAGACCATAGTATCCATTTGGTGTTATGGAAAGAACATGGCTGA
- the FBXW2 gene encoding F-box/WD repeat-containing protein 2 isoform X1, translating to MKQLKDHEAFETSSLIGHSARVYALYYKDGLLCTGSDDLSAKLWDVSTGQCIYGIQTHTCAAVKFDEQKLVTGSFDNTVACWEWSSGAKTQHFRGHTGAVFSVDYNDELDILVSGSADFTVKVWALSTGTCLNTLTGHTEWVTKVVLQKCKVKSLMHSPGDYILLSADKYEIKIWPIGREINCKCLRTLSVSEDRSISLQPRLHFDGKYIVCSSALGLYQWDFASYDILRVIKPPDFSNVSLLGFGEIFALLFDNRYLYIMDLRTEKLISRWPLPEYRKSKRGSSFLAGEMSWLNGLNGQNDTGLVFATSMPDHSIHLVLWKEHG from the exons ATGAAGCAACTGAAGGACCACGAAGCCTTTGAGACATCCTCTTTAATTGGACACAGTGCCAGAGTATATGCACTTTACTATAAAGATGGACTTCTGTGTACAG GATCAGATGACTTGTCTGCAAAACTGTGGGATGTAAGCACAGGTCAGTGCATATACGGTATCCAGACACACACTTGTGCTGCAGTGAAGTTTGATGAACAAAAGCTTGTAACAGGATCTTTCGATAACACAGTAGCCTGTTGGGAATGGAGCTCTGGGGCAAAGACGCAGCATTTTAGAGGACATACTGGTGCAG TTTTTAGTGTGGATTACAATGATGAACTTGATATTCTGGTCAGTGGCTCTGCAGACTTCACTGTGAAAGTATGGGCCTTATCAACAGGAACGTGCCTGAATACCCTTACTGGACACACAGAATGGGTCACTAAG GTCGTTTTGCAGAAGTGCAAAGTCAAATCACTTATGCATAGTCCTGGGGATTATATTCTCCTAAGTGCAGATAAGTATGAAATCAAG ATTTGGCCTATTGGAAGGGAAATAAACTGCAAGTGCTTAAGAACACTGTCTGTTTCTGAAGACCGAAGCATCTCCCTACAGCCCAGACTGCACTTTGATGGTAAATACATAGTGTGCAGTTCAGCACTAGGATTATACCAGTGGGACTTTGCCAGCTATGATATTCTCAG GGTTATCAAACCTCCAGACTTCTCAAATGTGTCGTTGCTGGGCTTTGGAGAGATATTTGCTCTACTGTTTGACAACAGATACCTGTATATAATGGACTTGAGGACAGAAAAACTGATAAGCCGCTGGCCTTTGCCAGAATATAGAAAGTCAAAGAGAGGTTCAAGCTTTTTGGCTGGTGAAATGTCTTGGTTAAATGGACTAAATGGCCAAAATGATACGGGCTTGGTTTTTGCCACCAGTATGCCAGACCATAGTATCCATTTGGTGTTATGGAAAGAACATGGCTGA